A window of the Chaetodon trifascialis isolate fChaTrf1 chromosome 9, fChaTrf1.hap1, whole genome shotgun sequence genome harbors these coding sequences:
- the LOC139335944 gene encoding olfactory receptor 52E8-like, with amino-acid sequence MTEPVQEVSDARTSPRRTLTQYTKGFTRVKDFMIIGFPGLHPAYYGPASALLFFTYLFILAGNFFILVFVGLERCLYKPTYLIFCHLAMNDLLFGTVTLPKMISRYWWDNKMISFAACFTQMYFVHSLGAIHSLLLLVMSLDRFIAVFLPLKYPVLITNNNISIACGLSWIGTFLRMMGIVYHAQTLPYCNSNIIVQCYCDHISITNLACGESVKFVQAVAVGFAMFSLLLPLSFVIFSYISIFAIVLRMRNIEGRYKTLSTCTPQLLISCLYYLPRCFVYLAHAVGFSFSLDIRILLILLYSLLPCAVNPIIYCFKTKDIKDILMKRLTNAKVGMKQASK; translated from the exons ACAGTACACAAAAGGATTTACAAGAG TCAAAGACTTCATGATAATTGGATTCCCAGGACTTCATCCAGCATATTATGGACCTGCGTCTGCACTTCTTTTCTTCACCTACTTATTCATCCTTGCTggaaacttttttattttagtttttgttggGCTTGAGAGGTGTCTTTACAAGCCAACATATCTGATCTTCTGTCATTTGGCAATGAATGATTTGTTGTTTGGGACAGTGACCTTACCGAAAATGATATCCAGGTATTGGTGGGATAACAAGATGATTTCTTTTGCTGCCTGCTTCACTCAGATGTATTTTGTTCATTCCTTGGGAGCTATtcattctctccttctgttGGTAATGTCACTTGATCGTTTCATTGcagtttttcttcctttaaaataTCCCGTTCTGATTACAAACAATAACATTTCTATAGCTTGCGGGTTGTCGTGGATTGGGACATTTCTCAGGATGATGGGTATTGTATATCACGCTCAAACCTTGCCTTATTGTAATTCTAACATCATTGTGCAGTGTTATTGTGACCACATTTCAATCACGAACCTGGCATGTGGTGAAAGTGTCAAATTTGTTCAGGCTGTTGCTGTTGGTTTTGCGATGTTCAGCCTCTTGCTTCcactttcatttgtcattttttcctaTATTTCCATCTTTGCAATAGTTTTGAGAATGCGAAACATTGAGGGACGATACAAAACCTTATCAACTTGCACACCTCAATTATTAATTTCTTGCCTGTACTACTTGCCGAGGTGTTTTGTTTATCTGGCTCATGCCGTGGGattttctttcagtctggaCATCcgcattttattgattttactgTACAGTCTTCTTCCTTGTGCTGTTAATCCAATCATATATTGCTTCAAAACCAAGGATATCAAAGATATTTTGATGAAGAGACTGACAAATGCTAAAGTTGGAATGAAGCAAGCTTCAAAGTAA
- the LOC139336548 gene encoding olfactory receptor 52E8-like produces MIANVTEMKSFSILGFPGLSPQYYGLVSAMFFFIYLAIAVGNTFILAFVAYDKSLQTPTYLVFCHLAMNDLTFGTVTLPKIISKYWLDDGIISFYGCFTQMFFVHYLGSVTSFILLVMALDRFIAICVPLRYPALITNNIISVLCGFAWFIPLPLMVAVVLHALTLPFCKSNVIAQCYCDHISIISQACGADVKIVAVTSLCVAMFCLLLPLAFILFSYVSIIVAILKMSNAAGRKKTLSTCTPQIFITCLFYLPRCFVYVANTVGFSFSLDIRILLILLYSLFPPAVNPIIYCFKTQDIKQMLMKRLKTTRIGIEVKLSF; encoded by the coding sequence ATGATCGCCAATGTCACAGAGATGAAAAGCTTCTCCATCCTCGGATTCCCTGGACTTTCACCTCAGTATTATGGACTTGTGTCAGCTATGTTCTTTTTCATCTACCTTGCTATCGCAGTAGGAAACACTTTCATTTTAGCGTTTGTTGCCTATGACAAGTCCCTGCAGACACCAACATACTTGGTCTTCTGTCACCTGGCAATGAATGACTTAACCTTTGGCACTGTGACTCTCCCAAAGATCATATCAAAATATTGGCTGGATGAtggcatcatttcattttatgggTGTTTTACGCAGATGTTCTTTGTTCATTATCTGGGATCAGTGACTTCTTTCATCTTGCTGGTCATGGCTCTTGATCGGTTTATTGCCATATGTGTCCCCCTGCGTTATCCGGCTCTCATCACAAACAACATCATATCTGTGCTCTGTGGATTTGCCTGGTTCATACCTCTGCCTTTGATGGTAGCTGTTGTTCTCCATGCACTCACTTTACCTTTCTGTAAGTCAAATGTCATTGCTCAGTGCTACTGTGACCACATTTCTATAATAAGTCAGGCATGTGGTGCAGATGTTAAAATAGTTGCAGTTACTTCTCTGTGTGTAGCCATGTTTTGTCTCTTGCTTCCTCTTGCATTCATCTTGTTTTCCTATGTTTCCATTATTGTGGCCATTTTGAAAATGTCCAATGCTGCAGGGCGTAAGAAAACCTTATCAACTTGCACCCCTCAGATATTCATCACATGTCTTTTCTACCTGCCCAGGTGTTTTGTTTATGTAGCCAATACTGTTGGCTTTTCTTTCAGCTTAGATATTCGCATTTTATTGATATTGCTGTACAGTCTTTTCCCTCCTGCTGTTAATCCAATCATATATTGTTTCAAGACTCAAGACATCAAGCAGATGCTGATGAAGAGGCTGAAAACAACTAGGATTGGAATAGAGGTAAAACTGTCATTCTAA
- the LOC139335945 gene encoding olfactory receptor 52E8-like — protein sequence MFYTNVTRIKHFFILGFPGLSPEYYGTVSFLLFVLFLVIAVGNIFILVFVKCERSLQKPTYLIFCHLALTDLAFGTVTLPKIISKYWFDDSIISFYGCFAQMYFVHFIGATHSFILMVMALDRFIAVCTPLRYTALVTNATVSVFCGISWLMPVSWMVGIVLDALTLPFCRSNIIVQCYCDHIAITALGCENVREVQVIAFGLAMFSLLVPLGFIILSYFVIIIVVSRMSSSEGRLRTLSTCTPQLLITFLYYMPRCFVYLANNVGFTFSVPIRIVVVMLYSLLPAAVNPIIYCFKTKDIKQNLKKKFFVRKINISTKT from the coding sequence ATGTTCTACACTAATGTAACAAGGATAAAACATTTCTTCATCCTCGGATTTCCTGGACTTTCACCAGAGTATTATGGAACTGTGTCATTCCTGCTTTTTGTGCTCTTCTTGGTTATAGCTGTgggaaatattttcattttagtgtTTGTTAAATGTGAAAGGTCTCTTCAGAAACCTACATATCTGATCTTTTGCCACTTGGCATTAACTGACTTAGCATTTGGGACTGTTACTCTGCCAAAGATTATATCAAAATATTGGTTTGACGAcagcattatttcattttatggatGCTTtgcacaaatgtattttgttcattttatagGGGcgactcattcattcattctgatgGTGATGGCTCTTGATCGTTTTATTGCAGTCTGCACTCCGCTGCGTTACACAGCTCTTGTCACAAATGctactgtttctgtgttttgtggaaTATCATGGCTTATGCCGGTATCGTGGATGGTGGGTATAGTTTTAGATGCTCTTACGTTGCCTTTCTGTCGTTCAAACATAATTGTACAGTGCTATTGTGACCATATAGCAATAACAGCTCTGGGATGTGAGAACGTAAGAGAAGTTCAGGTCATCGCTTTTGGTCTTGCCATGTTCAGTTTGCTGGTGCCTCTgggttttattattttgtcgtattttgtcatcatcattgttGTTTCAAGGATGTCCAGCTCTGAGGGCCGCCTCAGGACCCTGTCTACCTGTACGCCACAGCTCCTCATCACGTTTTTGTACTACATGCCACGATGTTTTGTCTACCTGGCAAATAATGTGGGATTCACCTTTAGTGTTCCAATCCGCATTGTTGTAGTGATGCTGTACAGTCTTTTACCTGCTGCCGTCAACCCCATCATTTACTGTTTCAAAACCAAGGATATCAAACAAAACTTGAAGAAGAAATTCTTTGTTAGGAAGATCAACATCAGCACAAAAACTTGA
- the LOC139335946 gene encoding olfactory receptor 52E8-like: MKYTNITTVKYFIMTGFPGLPPQYYGPVSVLLLFVFLTIVVGNAFILAVIMYERTLHKPTYMIFFHLAMTDVAFGIVTLPKVIAVYWWNDVVSSFGACFAQMYFVHSLGAIHSLILLIMALDRFIAIWFPFRYPVAITNKGVSILCTLCWVVTFIRMMGIVLHALTLPYCDLNIITQCYCDHISITKLGCGENVRYVKTVSLANALVNLLVPLTFIFLSYLSIIMAVLKMSQTKSRHKVLSTCAPQIFITCLYYVPRCFVYLANNLGFSLSTEARIPITMMYSLIPAAVNPLIYCLKTKDIKEALMQRFNNRKVSIAIKVDSKQSTQ, from the coding sequence ATGAAATACACCAATATTACAACtgtaaaatatttcattatgaCTGGATTCCCAGGACTTCCTCCTCAGTATTACGGCCCAGtgtctgttcttcttctctttgttttcctaaCTATTGTGGTTggaaatgctttcattttagCTGTTATTATGTATGAGAGGACTCTCCACAAACCAACATACATGATCTTTTTTCACCTCGCAATGACAGACGTCGCATTCGGCATTGTGACTCTTCCAAAGGTCATTGCTGTATATTGGTGGAATGACGTGGTGTCTTCATTTGGAGCCTGCTTtgcacaaatgtattttgttcACTCCTTAGGAGCCATTCATTCTTTAATTTTGCTGATTATGGCTTTGGATCGCTTTATTGCCATTTGGTTTCCTTTTCGATATCCTGTTGCAATTACAAACAAAGGAGTTTCCATTCTTTGCACCTTGTGCTGGGTTGTAACATTCATACGTATGATGGGGATTGTGCTCCACGCCTTAACCTTGCCCTACTGCGACCTAAACATCATCACGCAGTGCTACTGTGATCATATATCAATCACTAAGCTGGGATGTGGTGAAAATGTGAGATATGTTAAAACTGTTTCACTTGCGAACGCCTTGGTCAATCTCTTGGTTCCTTTAACATTCATATTTCTTTCTTACCTTTCAATCATAATGGCTGTTCTGAAAATGTCTCAGACCAAGAGTCGCCACAAAGTCCTGTCCACCTGTGCTCCTCAGATCTTCATCACCTGTCTTTATTATGTGCCAAGGTGCTTTGTTTATCTCGCGAACAATCTGGGATTCAGTTTGAGCACGGAGGCCCGCATTCCTATTACCATGATGTACAGCCTCATACCTGCTGCAGTTAATCCATTGATATACTGTTTAAAGACTAAAGATATTAAAGAGGCTTTAATGCAGAGATTCAATAATAGAAAAGTGAGCATTGCAATTAAAGTTGATTCTAAACAAAGTACTCAGTAA